In one window of Methanobrevibacter sp. DNA:
- a CDS encoding TIGR00295 family protein, which translates to MDEEIELLIEVGCPEWVIEHSKGVSRKACEIASNFDDVDMELVRVGGLLHDIGRCKTSSIEHAVIGAQMLRERGYSEEIVNIVERHIGTGLSEEDAKELGLPIKSYIPQTLEERIVSHADNLFNGADEVDVEFTIEKWKRKLGENHPSIEKIKENHEELVLRFE; encoded by the coding sequence ATGGATGAGGAAATTGAATTGTTGATTGAAGTTGGATGCCCTGAATGGGTAATTGAGCATTCCAAAGGAGTTTCAAGAAAAGCCTGTGAGATTGCATCCAATTTTGATGATGTGGATATGGAGCTTGTCAGGGTCGGAGGCCTCTTGCATGATATAGGAAGATGCAAGACCAGTTCCATTGAACATGCAGTGATAGGCGCTCAGATGCTTAGGGAAAGAGGATATTCTGAGGAAATAGTCAATATTGTTGAAAGGCATATTGGAACAGGACTATCTGAGGAGGATGCAAAGGAATTGGGACTGCCTATCAAAAGCTATATCCCTCAGACTTTAGAGGAAAGGATAGTTTCCCATGCGGATAATCTGTTCAATGGTGCAGATGAAGTGGATGTTGAGTTCACCATTGAAAAGTGGAAAAGGAAATTAGGTGAGAACCATCCATCCATTGAAAAGATTAAGGAAAATCATGAAGAGCTTGTCTTAAGATTTGAATAG
- a CDS encoding HypC/HybG/HupF family hydrogenase formation chaperone, with product MCIAAPAKIVEIDKESNICAADFGGVRQNAKLDLLPDVEIGDYVLIHAGYAIEKLSEEAAKESLESWDELLEMLEEEDKERERMMNEGL from the coding sequence ATGTGTATTGCTGCACCAGCTAAAATTGTAGAGATTGACAAGGAATCCAACATTTGTGCTGCAGACTTTGGAGGAGTAAGACAAAATGCAAAATTGGATCTTCTCCCAGATGTGGAAATTGGAGACTATGTCTTAATTCATGCAGGATATGCAATTGAAAAATTATCTGAAGAGGCTGCAAAGGAATCTTTAGAATCCTGGGATGAATTATTGGAAATGTTAGAAGAAGAAGATAAAGAACGTGAAAGAATGATGAATGAAGGATTATAA
- a CDS encoding NAD(P)/FAD-dependent oxidoreductase, which yields MEEIRKIKNIVIGAGPAGRLASFELGKLGEETLVIEKKYIAGTCLNEGCMVVCALTDISRFIRNFKRFSEIGFIDGNINFDYKSACDNVKKTQKFLRKLNQEENESVNNEVVYGEANVEINNENVEDRIIVTVKLDNENELQKEEYEGKETLIFEAENLLIATGARPFIPNIPGAEYALTSSDILNLEEVPPKLNIVGGGIIATELSNLFSSFGSEVRIIARSEILKDLEPEIKSYVVKKLIDEVEIHENTEVMEITENSLKTDKGEFEGKTLIATGRVPNSEIVAAIVDLNEDGSIKVNDFFQTSNQNIYAAGDVTGGITLTPYARKEGISAARNMAGYLNKFDEIIVPQSLTLDLDVSFTQKRDIDEDNENVEDIIIPGLGGPHAFWRILRGETGLTKVSLNSETEEIVRASQISPSSIDDTAYLAFLMNMGIEKEDFDDFLEVHPSTDAYYKILKIM from the coding sequence ATGGAAGAAATAAGAAAAATAAAAAACATTGTTATCGGAGCAGGCCCTGCAGGGAGATTGGCTTCATTTGAACTGGGAAAACTAGGGGAGGAAACCTTAGTCATAGAAAAGAAATACATCGCAGGAACTTGTCTTAATGAAGGATGCATGGTCGTTTGTGCATTGACTGACATCAGTCGTTTTATAAGAAACTTCAAGAGATTTAGTGAAATTGGATTCATTGATGGAAATATAAACTTCGATTACAAGAGTGCATGCGACAATGTCAAGAAGACTCAAAAATTCCTCCGCAAGCTTAACCAGGAAGAAAACGAAAGCGTAAACAACGAAGTTGTCTATGGTGAAGCAAATGTAGAAATAAATAATGAAAATGTTGAAGACAGAATCATCGTTACAGTGAAATTGGACAATGAGAATGAACTTCAAAAAGAGGAATATGAAGGAAAGGAAACCTTAATCTTTGAAGCGGAAAATCTATTGATAGCAACTGGTGCAAGACCATTTATTCCAAATATCCCTGGAGCGGAATATGCATTGACAAGCAGCGACATCCTTAACTTAGAGGAAGTTCCTCCTAAATTGAATATAGTTGGCGGTGGAATAATAGCCACTGAACTTTCAAACCTTTTCTCAAGCTTTGGAAGTGAAGTTAGAATCATTGCAAGAAGTGAAATCTTGAAGGATTTGGAGCCTGAAATCAAGTCATATGTAGTTAAAAAACTCATTGATGAAGTTGAAATTCATGAAAATACAGAAGTTATGGAAATTACTGAAAACTCTCTAAAAACAGATAAGGGAGAGTTTGAAGGCAAGACATTGATAGCTACCGGAAGAGTTCCGAATTCAGAAATAGTCGCAGCCATTGTCGATTTGAATGAGGACGGATCAATTAAGGTCAACGATTTCTTCCAAACTTCAAATCAGAATATCTATGCAGCAGGTGATGTCACTGGAGGAATAACATTGACTCCATATGCAAGAAAAGAAGGAATTTCCGCTGCAAGAAACATGGCAGGATACTTGAATAAGTTTGATGAGATTATTGTTCCTCAATCATTGACATTGGATTTGGATGTCAGTTTCACTCAAAAGCGAGATATAGATGAAGACAATGAAAATGTTGAAGACATAATCATTCCAGGCCTTGGAGGCCCTCATGCATTCTGGAGAATCCTAAGGGGAGAGACAGGACTCACTAAAGTTTCATTGAACAGTGAAACAGAAGAGATAGTGAGGGCAAGCCAGATATCCCCATCTTCAATTGATGATACCGCTTATCTTGCATTCCTGATGAATATGGGAATAGAAAAAGAGGATTTTGATGACTTCCTAGAGGTTCATCCATCCACAGATGCCTATTATAAGATCTTAAAGATCATGTAA
- a CDS encoding nitroreductase family protein, whose product MSDVFEVIKNRRSVRAYKDEQIEDEEIEKILEAAIMAPTARGEAPWHFTVVQNKELLEDINDSVRSILSNSGDELLEAIAESGVNVMHNAPTVVFVSAKSDASNMQADVSAAIENMLLAAEGLDIGSCWLGLVAIYFSVEENLKKLHIPEGYTPLYGVALGYKLEPNEPNPRSDVLVNWLK is encoded by the coding sequence ATGAGTGATGTTTTTGAAGTTATCAAAAATCGTAGAAGCGTAAGAGCTTATAAGGATGAGCAAATAGAGGATGAGGAAATCGAAAAGATATTGGAAGCCGCCATTATGGCTCCTACTGCAAGAGGAGAAGCTCCATGGCACTTTACAGTGGTTCAAAACAAGGAACTTCTTGAAGACATCAACGATTCCGTACGCAGCATCCTATCCAATTCCGGTGATGAGCTTCTTGAAGCAATTGCCGAATCTGGCGTTAATGTGATGCACAATGCTCCAACCGTTGTATTTGTTTCAGCTAAATCAGATGCAAGCAATATGCAAGCGGATGTTTCCGCAGCTATTGAAAACATGCTTCTTGCAGCGGAAGGATTGGATATTGGATCCTGCTGGTTAGGTCTCGTGGCAATTTACTTCAGTGTTGAAGAGAACTTGAAAAAGCTTCACATTCCTGAAGGATACACTCCATTATATGGTGTTGCTTTAGGTTATAAGCTTGAGCCAAATGAACCAAACCCACGTAGTGATGTTTTAGTTAATTGGTTGAAATAA
- a CDS encoding cell wall biosynthesis protein, whose protein sequence is MFLELFFVFILSFLGTGALNIIFRFLGKRGYMGNLYEPVRGGTPRAIGIVPFILISLFLPEGYNNLVLVMGLCALVDDIIGRRRIANLPIELGQLARGIGMLCVIGLGYPLMGVSSILVALMIQPMNIADMQPGSAVSVVIIMSFFTILATLIIGVSPVAQIPAYYVPLLTLVTCIAYAPLDYSGKIMLGEVGNHTFAIALGIGFYILGGFIGTLILFIATTALIAYIRRRNLSRFLINKLHINNPTFGDLFMDVLTGGGLGDLFRKIILGERQQEVTDNLLISLGFRRLLYNPYSPNLERVVEKDVRTKPTDLRKLT, encoded by the coding sequence ATGTTTTTAGAATTATTTTTTGTATTTATATTATCATTTCTAGGAACTGGAGCATTAAACATAATATTCCGTTTCTTAGGTAAAAGAGGATATATGGGCAATCTATATGAACCTGTTCGTGGAGGAACTCCTCGTGCAATAGGTATAGTCCCATTTATTCTAATCAGCTTATTCCTGCCTGAAGGATATAACAATCTTGTATTGGTAATGGGATTATGCGCTCTTGTTGATGATATAATCGGTAGAAGAAGAATTGCTAATTTGCCTATTGAACTGGGACAGCTTGCCAGAGGAATAGGCATGTTATGTGTTATTGGATTAGGTTATCCTCTTATGGGTGTTTCTTCTATTTTAGTTGCTTTAATGATTCAGCCAATGAACATTGCAGACATGCAACCTGGATCTGCAGTAAGTGTTGTAATTATAATGAGTTTCTTTACAATTCTCGCCACTTTAATTATAGGCGTATCTCCTGTAGCTCAGATTCCTGCATATTATGTTCCATTGCTTACTTTAGTTACCTGTATAGCTTACGCTCCTTTGGATTATTCTGGAAAGATTATGTTGGGAGAAGTAGGTAACCACACCTTTGCAATTGCATTGGGAATTGGATTTTACATTCTTGGAGGATTTATAGGAACTTTGATATTGTTCATTGCAACCACTGCACTCATTGCATACATTAGAAGAAGAAACTTATCTAGATTCCTTATCAATAAATTGCATATCAACAATCCGACCTTCGGAGATTTATTTATGGATGTCTTGACTGGCGGAGGCTTAGGTGACTTGTTTAGAAAAATCATTCTCGGTGAGCGCCAACAGGAAGTCACTGACAATTTATTGATTTCACTTGGATTTAGAAGATTGCTTTATAATCCATATTCCCCTAATCTTGAAAGAGTAGTCGAAAAAGATGTTAGAACAAAACCGACTGATTTAAGAAAGTTAACTTAA